From a region of the Asterias amurensis chromosome 2, ASM3211899v1 genome:
- the LOC139954545 gene encoding monocarboxylate transporter 12-like — protein sequence MASQRRPVHNQDEDPWGWVVVGATFVVLLITYGNLKALGVLLLAMQNDFKSDVWIIGWIAVLYNSMSYLSGPIVASIDRLVSSRRSVVIVGGVMGSAGFIIGSQSTTVLQLTLSIAILSGIGKALSIFPCNGALASCFSDNYSDAIALVGSSIPISMIVYGPLTQILLDTYGWRGTMLIMGGITSNLVVCGALLKTPAVASQTCTEQYQQVPNDAAKGDDTSTEGDDIPCAKSHHGKCLTIKENIQRIFISMDFKLLANTRFMFLTAAMSCYDFCFNGWIVYMVSHGIFQGLSSNQASLLPTSFGIGYFIGKFAAPLLDRTRFKLHTCTWVYLGCVLMSASYLTEAFMVPFHVQMIVTGFIGIGQGITSQSHDVLVRFLTSVDRLVAVLCWQALIGGFCGMGGGLLTGLIYEWTGSFQAALIMYSGIMLISMLLFFIYELITKREQDKC from the exons ATGGCATCTCAACGAAGACCAGTTCATAACCAGGACGAGGACCCTTGGGGTTGGGTCGTTGTGGGCGCAACATTTGTCGTCTTATTGATCACATACGGAAATCTAAAGGCTCTGGGTGTCCTGCTCCTAGCTATGCAGAATGACTTCAAAAGTGACGTGTGGATAATTGGTTGGATTGCCGTTCTATACAACTCAATGAGTTACCTCTCTG GTCCTATTGTCGCCAGCATTGATCGTCTTGTTAGCAGCAGACGCAGCGTTGTTATCGTCGGTGGAGTAATGGGGTCCGCTGGATTCATCATCGGCTCGCAGTCGACTACAGTGTTACAGTTAACACTTTCTATTGCCATTCTATCAG GTATAGGTAAAGCTTTGAGTATTTTCCCCTGCAATGGTGCTCTGGCGTCCTGCTTCAGTGACAACTATTCCGATGCAATTGCGTTAGTAGGATCAAGTATACCAATCTCGATGATCGTGTATGGTCCCCTGACACAAATACTTCTGGATACATACGGCTGGCGTGGAACCATGCTGATAATGGGTGGTATTACTTCCAACCTTGTAGTTTGTGGTGCATTGCTTAAAACTCCTGCAGTAGCATCGCAAACATGTACAGAACAGTACCAACAGGTACCAAACGATGCAGCGAAGGGAGATGACACTTCAACGGAGGGAGACGACATTCCTTGTGCTAAATCTCACCATGGAAAGTGTTTGACGATAAAGGAGAACATCCAGCGTATCTTTATCTCCATGGACTTTAAATTACTGGCAAACACAAGATTCATGTTTCTTACTGCGGCAATGAGCTGCTATGATTTCTGCTTCAATGGGTGGATAGTGTACATGGTGTCACACGGTATATTCCAGGGGCTGAGCAGTAACCAAGCTTCACTGTTACCAACATCATTCGGGATTGGATACTTCATCGGCAAGTTCGCAGCTCCTTTGTTGGATCGCACCCGGTTCAAGCTTCATACATGCACATGGGTTTATCTTGGCTGCGTCCTCATGAGTGCCTCGTACCTCACCGAAGCTTTCATGGTACCGTTCCATGTGCAGATGATCGTTACGGGTTTCATTGGAATAGGACAAGGCATTACATCGCAGTCACATGACGTCCTTGTACGGTTTTTGACGTCCGTTGATCGGCTCGTAGCTGTGCTGTGCTGGCAGGCGCTTATAGGTGGATTTTGTGGGATGGGAGGTGGATTGCTAACAG GGTTGATTTACGAATGGACAGGAAGTTTTCAAGCGGCTCTCATTATGTACAGTGGCATCATGCTGATTTCGATGCTGTTGTTTTTCATATATGAACTAATAACAAAGCGAGAACAAGACAAATGCTAG